From a single Arachnia propionica genomic region:
- the rlmN gene encoding 23S rRNA (adenine(2503)-C(2))-methyltransferase RlmN — translation MPTRLPLVFDAPGRGKAPKHWLDFDIPERRDAMESFGLPAFRADQISRHVFDGLSDEVTAWTDLPAAIREDLAEQLFPPLLTQVRRLTADQGRTVKTLWRLHDGSLLESVLMRYPNRSTLCISSQAGCGMACPFCATGQGGLKRNLSRAEITVQAFAANRMLAAGEVPGVTGRLNNIVFMGMGEPLANYKAVVGTIRTLTAPVPGGFGMSARGITVSTVGLVPQIGRLAGEGFPVTLAVSLHAPDDDLRNEIVPVNNRWSVAEVVDAAWEYARITRRRVSIEYALMRDINDSVSRANLLADVLKRRGNWGWVHVNLIPLNPTPGSRWTASRLEDEAAFVATLQGRGVPVTLRDTRGSEIDGACGQLAAREITGA, via the coding sequence ATGCCGACGCGTCTTCCGTTGGTCTTCGACGCTCCCGGCCGTGGCAAAGCTCCGAAGCACTGGCTCGACTTCGACATCCCCGAACGCCGTGACGCCATGGAGTCATTCGGCCTGCCCGCTTTCCGAGCCGACCAGATTTCCCGGCACGTCTTTGATGGTCTGAGTGATGAGGTCACGGCCTGGACGGACCTGCCTGCAGCGATTCGGGAAGACCTGGCTGAGCAGCTCTTCCCACCCCTGCTCACCCAGGTGCGTCGGCTGACCGCCGACCAAGGACGCACCGTCAAGACTCTGTGGCGATTGCACGACGGATCCCTTCTGGAATCCGTGCTCATGCGGTATCCGAACCGTTCCACCCTGTGCATCAGTTCCCAGGCGGGCTGCGGAATGGCGTGCCCCTTCTGCGCCACCGGACAGGGTGGGCTGAAGCGTAACCTGTCACGGGCCGAGATCACCGTTCAGGCCTTCGCGGCCAACCGGATGCTCGCTGCGGGCGAGGTCCCGGGGGTCACCGGTCGGCTCAACAACATCGTCTTCATGGGAATGGGGGAGCCGCTGGCCAACTATAAGGCGGTAGTGGGGACTATCCGTACCCTCACCGCTCCCGTGCCCGGAGGCTTCGGAATGAGTGCCCGAGGCATCACAGTTTCCACCGTTGGTCTGGTGCCCCAGATCGGACGCCTGGCTGGGGAGGGGTTTCCCGTGACCCTCGCGGTGTCCCTGCACGCTCCCGATGACGACCTGCGCAATGAGATTGTCCCGGTGAACAACCGGTGGAGTGTCGCTGAGGTGGTCGACGCAGCCTGGGAATACGCTCGGATCACAAGGCGCCGCGTCAGCATCGAGTACGCCTTGATGCGCGACATCAACGACTCCGTCTCCCGCGCGAACCTGCTCGCGGACGTCCTGAAACGGCGCGGAAACTGGGGGTGGGTGCACGTCAACCTGATTCCCCTCAACCCGACTCCGGGGTCGCGGTGGACGGCTTCCAGGCTTGAAGATGAAGCCGCTTTCGTGGCCACGCTCCAAGGACGCGGGGTGCCCGTGACGCTGCGGGACACCCGTGGGTCCGAGATCGATGGGGCCTGCGGACAGCTTGCGGCTCGCGAGATCACCGGGGCGTGA
- the gdhA gene encoding NADP-specific glutamate dehydrogenase: protein MDQQLQSIFESVVARNPGEAEFHQAVREVFESLEPVVKKNPDYLEDKILERICEPERQIIFRVPWVDDRGTVQVNRGFRVEFNSALGPYKGGLRFHPSVYLGIIKFLGFEQIFKNSLTGLPIGGGKGGSDFNPHGRSDAEVMRFCQSFMTELYRHLGEYTDVPAGDIGVGGREIGYMFGQYKRITNRYESGVLTGKGLDWGGSLVRTEATGYGVVAFTQEMLKTRGDTFDGKRVAVSGSGNVAIYAIEKVQQLGGKVVACSDSSGYVVDEAGIDVGLLKQVKEVERGRIADYASRRDGAELGSGGSIWDVPVDVALPCATQNELNGEHAAILIRNGVKAVAEGANMPTTPEGIHAFQGAGVLFAPGKAANAGGVATSGLEMQQNAMRDSWSFEYTEERLTGIMRNIHDMCAATAEEYGVPGDYVVGANITGFIKVANAMQAFGLV from the coding sequence ATGGATCAGCAGCTGCAGTCCATCTTCGAATCCGTGGTTGCTCGTAACCCCGGTGAGGCAGAGTTCCACCAGGCCGTCCGGGAGGTCTTCGAGAGCCTCGAGCCCGTTGTCAAGAAGAACCCGGACTACCTCGAGGACAAAATCCTGGAGCGCATCTGCGAGCCCGAGCGCCAGATCATCTTCCGCGTGCCCTGGGTGGATGACCGAGGAACGGTGCAGGTCAACCGTGGCTTCCGCGTCGAATTCAACTCGGCTCTCGGCCCCTACAAGGGCGGTCTGCGGTTCCATCCCTCCGTCTATCTGGGCATCATCAAATTCCTGGGATTTGAGCAGATCTTCAAGAACTCCCTGACCGGTCTGCCCATCGGAGGCGGCAAGGGCGGCTCCGATTTCAACCCGCACGGCAGGTCCGATGCCGAGGTGATGCGTTTCTGCCAGTCCTTTATGACTGAGCTGTACCGCCACCTGGGTGAATACACGGACGTGCCCGCTGGTGACATCGGCGTCGGTGGCCGCGAGATCGGCTACATGTTCGGCCAATACAAACGGATCACCAACCGCTATGAGTCTGGTGTTCTGACCGGCAAGGGCCTCGACTGGGGTGGCTCGCTGGTTCGCACCGAGGCCACCGGCTACGGCGTCGTGGCATTCACACAGGAAATGCTGAAGACCCGAGGCGACACCTTCGACGGCAAGCGCGTCGCGGTTTCGGGTTCCGGGAACGTGGCCATCTACGCCATCGAGAAGGTTCAGCAGCTCGGCGGGAAGGTCGTCGCCTGCTCCGATTCCTCCGGCTACGTCGTCGACGAGGCGGGCATCGATGTCGGGTTGCTGAAGCAGGTCAAGGAGGTGGAACGTGGTCGTATCGCCGACTACGCCTCCCGCCGCGACGGTGCCGAACTGGGCAGTGGCGGTTCGATCTGGGACGTCCCCGTGGACGTCGCCCTGCCCTGCGCCACCCAGAACGAGCTGAACGGGGAACACGCCGCCATCCTGATCCGCAACGGCGTCAAAGCCGTGGCCGAGGGCGCCAACATGCCCACCACTCCCGAGGGCATCCATGCCTTCCAGGGTGCCGGGGTGCTGTTCGCCCCAGGCAAGGCTGCGAATGCTGGCGGTGTGGCCACCTCGGGTCTGGAAATGCAGCAAAACGCCATGCGCGACTCGTGGAGCTTCGAGTACACCGAGGAACGCCTGACCGGCATCATGCGCAACATCCACGACATGTGTGCTGCCACCGCTGAAGAGTACGGAGTCCCCGGCGACTACGTGGTCGGCGCCAATATCACTGGTTTCATCAAGGTGGCGAACGCCATGCAGGCCTTCGGGCTCGTCTGA
- a CDS encoding phosphatidate cytidylyltransferase: MMSSQESAQAIPAPRVGRDLPMAIGVGLGLLAALAVGLLWAPWFFVLISAASLSMAVVEIHQALLRKGMHAQVKTIVAGTLVSVLGAYAMFRWNLGLPPTTFAVICVCGTVIACLVARLLLAREGFIRDIAASALIIAYIPLMGVFIPLMMAEPGGTRRIIAVVACVVASDTGAYAVGSLLGKHKMAPHISPSKTWEGFAGSMITAAIIGAVATVWCLGASWVLGLVLGLCVAPAATLGDLVESLIKRDVGLKDMSNFLPGHGGFMDRLDSMLVAIPVGWLVLRLSLGG; encoded by the coding sequence CTGATGTCGTCTCAGGAGTCAGCCCAGGCAATACCGGCGCCGAGGGTTGGTCGGGATCTCCCGATGGCCATCGGCGTCGGGCTCGGTCTCCTGGCTGCTCTGGCTGTTGGTCTGCTGTGGGCCCCGTGGTTCTTCGTGCTGATCTCTGCCGCGTCGCTGAGCATGGCCGTCGTTGAGATCCACCAGGCGTTGCTTCGCAAGGGAATGCACGCGCAGGTGAAAACCATAGTCGCGGGCACCCTCGTCAGTGTCCTCGGCGCCTACGCGATGTTCCGATGGAATCTGGGACTACCGCCCACCACTTTCGCTGTGATCTGTGTCTGTGGGACGGTGATCGCATGTCTGGTGGCGCGATTGTTGCTGGCGCGGGAAGGCTTTATCCGTGACATTGCCGCCAGCGCGTTGATCATCGCCTACATCCCGTTGATGGGGGTTTTCATACCATTGATGATGGCCGAACCAGGCGGCACCCGGCGGATCATCGCGGTGGTGGCCTGCGTGGTGGCCTCCGATACCGGTGCGTACGCCGTCGGTAGCCTGCTGGGAAAGCACAAAATGGCTCCGCACATCTCACCCTCCAAGACGTGGGAGGGATTCGCGGGTTCCATGATTACCGCCGCGATTATCGGGGCGGTGGCGACGGTCTGGTGCCTGGGTGCGTCCTGGGTGCTCGGCCTGGTCCTTGGGTTGTGCGTTGCTCCTGCCGCGACGCTGGGTGATCTCGTCGAATCCCTGATCAAACGGGACGTCGGGTTGAAGGACATGTCAAACTTTCTTCCCGGACATGGCGGGTTCATGGATCGACTGGATTCGATGTTGGTGGCGATACCGGTGGGCTGGCTCGTCCTGCGCCTGAGCCTGGGGGGATGA
- the dxr gene encoding 1-deoxy-D-xylulose-5-phosphate reductoisomerase — MRRIVLLGSTGSIGTQTLDVIGSRRDRFDVVALAASGGNIDLLAEQVKCFRPAYVALARTERAADLERELAAFGVGVPQLLTGPGAATELATLDCDVVVNAITGAAGLEPTLAALGAGRTLALANKESLVIGGRLVTDLAAPEQLVAVDSEHSAFAQALRGGRRHEVARLILTASGGPFRGRSRAGLVDVTPEEAMAHPTWKMGRVITINSSTLVNKGLELIEAALLYGIGLDDIVVAVHPQSVVHSMVEFTDGSTLAQASPPDMRLPIGLALTWPDRLPGAAAACDWTRPATWTFEPLDDSTFPAVELARSAGKAAGTAPAVYNAANEVLVDAFCDHRIGFLGITDLISRCLAEHLETGHVPDSELTVDAVLAADAAARQRARELVEELS, encoded by the coding sequence GTGCGAAGAATCGTCCTACTCGGCTCCACCGGATCCATAGGCACCCAGACGCTTGACGTGATCGGTTCCCGACGCGACCGATTCGATGTGGTGGCGCTGGCTGCATCGGGGGGCAACATCGACCTTCTGGCCGAGCAGGTGAAGTGCTTCCGACCCGCGTACGTGGCCCTGGCGCGGACGGAGAGAGCAGCGGACTTGGAGCGTGAGCTCGCGGCCTTCGGGGTCGGGGTGCCTCAACTATTGACTGGGCCCGGGGCGGCGACTGAGCTGGCCACCTTGGACTGCGACGTGGTGGTTAATGCCATCACGGGGGCTGCGGGACTGGAACCCACCCTCGCTGCGCTGGGGGCAGGTCGCACCCTGGCGCTGGCGAACAAGGAATCTCTCGTGATTGGCGGGAGACTTGTCACCGATCTGGCTGCGCCGGAACAGCTGGTGGCCGTCGACTCCGAGCACTCCGCCTTCGCCCAGGCTCTGCGCGGGGGACGCCGCCACGAGGTGGCCCGGCTCATTTTGACCGCATCTGGGGGGCCATTTCGAGGGCGCAGTCGTGCGGGACTCGTGGACGTGACACCCGAGGAGGCCATGGCCCATCCCACCTGGAAAATGGGCCGGGTCATCACCATCAACTCATCCACCCTTGTCAACAAGGGGCTCGAACTGATCGAGGCAGCCCTGCTCTACGGCATCGGCCTTGACGACATCGTCGTGGCGGTGCATCCTCAATCGGTCGTCCACTCCATGGTGGAGTTCACCGACGGCTCAACCCTGGCACAGGCCTCACCGCCGGATATGCGATTGCCCATCGGGTTGGCGTTGACCTGGCCGGACAGGCTTCCAGGGGCCGCGGCTGCCTGTGACTGGACGAGACCTGCGACCTGGACCTTCGAACCCTTGGATGACTCGACCTTCCCTGCCGTTGAGCTGGCCCGCAGCGCAGGGAAGGCCGCCGGTACGGCCCCAGCCGTTTACAACGCGGCCAATGAGGTGCTGGTGGACGCCTTCTGCGACCACAGGATCGGGTTCTTGGGAATAACGGACCTGATTTCCCGATGCCTGGCAGAACACCTTGAGACCGGGCATGTCCCGGATTCCGAACTGACCGTGGACGCGGTGCTGGCGGCGGACGCCGCGGCACGCCAACGTGCCCGTGAACTCGTGGAGGAACTTTCTTGA